From the genome of Triticum aestivum cultivar Chinese Spring chromosome 1A, IWGSC CS RefSeq v2.1, whole genome shotgun sequence:
TACTCCTTCAGTTATTCAGTATATATGCACTACACAGACAGTATCGGTCAGAAAATTACCCAGCAGCCGGTAGAACCGCAGGAGCACGGAGGCCTCGTCCCGGAGCGGACGACGCTCGGGGCGCAGTTGAGGTTGAGCTCGCCGCTCGCCCGCAGGACGGTGGAGGCCGGGAGCTCGGCCTCGGCGGACGACGGCGGACTGGCGGCAGCACGAGATGGCAGCGCCAGCGCGGGACGGAAGCGCGGGGGatggggggaggccggccgggaGCACGGCCAGGAGTGAGCGCGGCAATGGCGGAGGGCGTCCGCGCGGGAAGGCAGCGCGGCGGCTGCGTCTGATCGTGTGGGTGCGTGCGTGCTAGGGCAGTGCGCTCGTGTGCTGCTCGGGGATTGGAAGGGCATTCCGGGAGTGGGCTGGGTGCCTGGCTGGGCTGAACTCTGGGCCCATGTACAAATCTATATACACGTAAGAGCCTTGAATAACTCCACGCCCCGGGACGGCTCCTATTTGGCGCTTCACGCGTCTGTTATAGGTCATTTTGCAAACTGGCGTCTAAAGCGCACACCCACTTCTACAAGGTTGGCCGACCCATTAGTGGCCTTCAAAAAAAAATAGTTTGTGCGCGGCAGATCGAACTCGAGACCTGTAAGTTCACAGCGCGTCATGCTAATCACTAGGGACATCGCACACTTGTGCTTAGTAACTTCTTCTGTTTTTTATTCTTTCTCCAGTTTGCattttttccatttttctttttttgttatcTATTTACTTATTTTTAATTAATGTGTGATTTTTAGTcaatgaactttttcttcaaaatctatgaacttttttccaggttgataaacttctttttctatttttctaactcTTTCAAACATTTgaatgaactttttctaaatttgtgaactttttccagaattgatgaacctttttcaaatttgatgatttaaaaaaacgatgaactttttttattttgatgattttctaaaaatcaatgaattttttcaaacaaaatcatttttttattaaaaactatgaactttttaaaaatttgtgaacttttcttaaatttgtaaaaaaatcataaacttttcaaatctatgaacttttttcaaatgaatgaactttttctcaaattagtgaacttttttcaattttcatgaacttttttgagtATGTGGACCTTTTCTTCTTGAAACAAATTCGCAAACTTTCTTTTAATGTTCGTGACCTTTCTTTTGATCTGTGAACTTGTAAATTTTGGAACATCGCGGTTATAATTGTTCTTAACTATTTTGCGGTACTATGGATCACTATTACGAGGTAGTTCTGGTGGTT
Proteins encoded in this window:
- the LOC123188824 gene encoding uncharacterized protein, coding for MPFQSPSSTRAHCPSTHAPTRSDAAAALPSRADALRHCRAHSWPCSRPASPHPPRFRPALALPSRAAASPPSSAEAELPASTVLRASGELNLNCAPSVVRSGTRPPCSCGSTGCW